The Algoriphagus sp. TR-M9 genome has a window encoding:
- a CDS encoding 3-hydroxyanthranilate 3,4-dioxygenase, producing the protein MAIASPFNFQKWIDENRHLLKPPVGNKQVYLENEDFIIMVVGGPNSRKDYHYNEGEEFFYQIEGDIVLKIIEEGKPKDVHIREGEIFLLPPKVPHSPRRPANTIGLVIERYRQEGEQDGFIWHCEQCGEKLYEEYAVVTDIVNQLPPIMERFWSNPANTTCKNCGTVMTK; encoded by the coding sequence ATGGCTATAGCATCACCTTTCAATTTTCAAAAATGGATAGACGAAAACAGACATTTACTCAAACCTCCTGTAGGTAATAAACAGGTCTATCTGGAGAATGAAGACTTTATCATCATGGTAGTAGGCGGTCCCAATTCCCGAAAGGATTACCATTACAACGAAGGAGAGGAGTTTTTCTACCAGATAGAAGGAGATATCGTGCTGAAAATCATCGAAGAAGGCAAACCAAAAGATGTGCATATCCGTGAAGGAGAGATTTTTCTATTGCCCCCAAAGGTTCCGCATTCTCCACGAAGACCCGCCAATACCATCGGGCTGGTAATCGAGCGCTACAGACAGGAAGGTGAGCAGGACGGTTTTATTTGGCACTGTGAGCAGTGTGGGGAAAAGCTCTACGAGGAGTATGCGGTAGTGACTGATATTGTAAATCAACTACCTCCGATCATGGAGAGATTCTGGAGCAATCCAGCCAACACTACCTGCAAAAACTGCGGAACTGTGATGACAAAATAA
- a CDS encoding BF3164 family lipoprotein has protein sequence MKILNPFLLFIFLFSCATKNEEENHRIISLEDFKEISLNSEKHYFQEVINASSFALQGDKILISEYHNIPDKSPRIHIINTSDWTYDKPKGRYGKGPLETFIPEFIVSRDTERFLVYDYNNRKISTFSINDTSLLATSDRKITNPNFGPMRLALTPNRNYLGVARENENKLLEFDLEGSLIAEYGEFEKLEERPELTKLQISLLSNGRFHGNPKNGIYVRASIYRDLLEIFDYKTKKFISVAGPDLNLPEFEYHQSEFGGMLSFEPDVHFKYQAVTVTNNYIFVLYSGFSQLDYSNTGSVAKEIRVFDLKGNPKWRLILDRSISGLGVNEKSNEIYGLTTDKDPGIAVFQIPDEALN, from the coding sequence ATGAAGATCCTAAACCCATTTTTGCTATTTATTTTTCTTTTTTCTTGCGCAACGAAAAATGAAGAAGAAAATCATCGAATCATTTCGCTGGAAGATTTTAAAGAGATTTCACTTAACTCAGAAAAACACTATTTCCAAGAAGTTATCAATGCCTCAAGTTTTGCGCTTCAAGGTGACAAGATCCTTATAAGTGAATATCATAACATCCCCGATAAGTCACCTCGAATTCATATCATAAATACCAGTGATTGGACTTATGACAAACCCAAAGGAAGGTATGGGAAAGGCCCGTTAGAGACTTTTATACCCGAATTCATAGTTTCTCGGGACACTGAAAGATTTTTGGTCTATGATTACAATAACCGAAAAATTTCAACTTTTTCAATTAATGACACTTCACTTTTGGCAACTAGTGACCGGAAAATCACGAACCCAAATTTCGGCCCCATGAGACTAGCATTAACTCCCAACAGAAATTATTTAGGTGTTGCCAGGGAGAATGAAAACAAACTTTTAGAGTTCGATCTTGAGGGAAGCCTCATCGCTGAATATGGTGAATTTGAAAAATTAGAAGAACGGCCAGAACTAACAAAGCTTCAGATCAGTCTTCTAAGCAATGGCCGATTCCACGGCAACCCTAAAAATGGAATTTATGTCAGAGCTAGCATTTACAGGGATCTATTGGAGATTTTCGACTATAAAACGAAAAAATTTATTTCTGTTGCAGGCCCTGATTTGAACTTGCCTGAATTTGAATACCATCAATCTGAATTTGGTGGAATGCTTAGCTTTGAACCTGATGTTCATTTTAAATATCAGGCAGTGACAGTAACCAATAATTATATTTTTGTTCTGTACTCAGGGTTTTCTCAACTAGACTATTCCAATACCGGATCTGTGGCAAAAGAAATTCGGGTATTTGATCTAAAAGGCAATCCTAAATGGAGATTGATATTGGATAGATCAATATCAGGCCTAGGTGTCAACGAAAAATCAAACGAAATCTACGGACTCACTACCGATAAAGATCCTGGAATAGCTGTTTTCCAGATTCCAGATGAGGCATTAAACTAA
- a CDS encoding FAD-dependent oxidoreductase — translation MKKNEITILGAGLIGTLMAIYLKRQGLDVNVYDKRPDKRKTPYDEGGRSINMALSYRGWKSLEEVGLKDKVMPLAIPMYGRKIHDEHGGTTFISYGKEEQAIYSLSRGKFNQLLAEEGESLGANYFFEHKCEEVDFRNQEITFQTPSGVKKMEAPVILGADGAYSSLRMAMQKQIRFNYKQEYITHEYKELTIPATPEGEFAMDPNALHIWPRGKFMLIALPNPDKSFTCTLFLPNTGTKVCFDKINDEHDLEIVFKSYFDDAYQMMPNLKKEFFSNPTSALINVECFPWVQGNSLLIGDASHAMVPFYGQGMNCGFEDCSILNALIDKYGHNSWDLVFAKFQKKRKIDTDAICQLAMENFVEMRDSVSDPKFNIRKKIEAKLYELYPNDWIPLYSMVTFTDMRYSEAYAQGKLQEGIMDRVMADPLITENWDKLDYEDIIYKMETAKAV, via the coding sequence ATGAAAAAGAATGAAATCACCATCCTAGGGGCCGGGTTGATCGGTACTTTGATGGCTATATATCTCAAGCGCCAGGGGCTGGATGTCAATGTGTATGATAAGCGTCCGGATAAGCGTAAAACTCCTTATGATGAAGGAGGGCGTTCGATTAACATGGCTCTGAGCTATAGAGGCTGGAAAAGTCTGGAGGAAGTGGGCTTGAAAGATAAAGTGATGCCACTGGCGATTCCCATGTACGGGCGCAAGATCCATGACGAACATGGGGGTACTACCTTTATATCCTATGGTAAAGAGGAGCAGGCGATTTATTCTCTTTCCCGCGGCAAATTCAATCAGTTGCTAGCTGAGGAGGGAGAAAGTCTAGGAGCCAATTATTTCTTTGAACATAAGTGTGAGGAAGTAGATTTCAGAAATCAGGAGATCACCTTTCAGACTCCTTCAGGGGTTAAAAAGATGGAGGCTCCTGTGATCCTAGGTGCAGATGGGGCTTATTCCTCTCTGAGGATGGCGATGCAAAAACAAATCCGATTTAACTACAAGCAGGAATACATCACCCATGAGTATAAGGAACTGACGATTCCAGCGACTCCAGAAGGGGAGTTTGCCATGGATCCTAATGCATTGCATATTTGGCCCAGAGGCAAGTTCATGCTGATTGCCTTGCCTAATCCGGACAAATCTTTCACCTGTACACTGTTTTTGCCCAATACCGGAACTAAGGTTTGTTTTGATAAAATCAATGATGAGCATGACTTAGAGATTGTGTTCAAAAGCTATTTTGACGACGCTTATCAGATGATGCCGAACCTAAAGAAGGAGTTTTTCAGTAACCCTACTTCGGCTCTGATCAATGTGGAATGCTTTCCATGGGTACAAGGCAATAGCTTGCTGATCGGAGATGCCAGCCATGCCATGGTGCCCTTCTATGGGCAGGGTATGAACTGTGGGTTTGAAGATTGCTCTATTTTAAATGCACTGATCGATAAGTATGGTCATAATTCATGGGATTTGGTATTTGCCAAGTTCCAGAAAAAGCGCAAAATAGATACGGATGCCATTTGTCAGCTGGCGATGGAAAACTTCGTGGAAATGCGGGACTCGGTATCCGATCCCAAGTTTAATATCCGAAAAAAGATCGAAGCCAAATTATACGAGCTGTATCCTAATGACTGGATTCCTTTATACTCCATGGTGACATTTACTGATATGAGATACTCAGAAGCCTATGCTCAGGGCAAACTTCAGGAAGGGATAATGGATAGAGTGATGGCGGATCCACTGATCACTGAAAACTGGGATAAGCTCGATTATGAGGATATTATTTACAAAATGGAAACAGCAAAAGCGGTCTAA
- a CDS encoding phenylalanine--tRNA ligase subunit alpha, whose product MYQEKIEAIKAAIAAADANTQEELEAYRMEYISKKSVVGALFADMRNIPNEEKKSFGQLVNAVKQLAEEKFQELIEKVSQANKKSKSADMDLTLPPSNHSLGGIHPLTATRQRIIDIFERIGFNLSEGPEIEDDWHNFTALNFPENHPAREMQDTFFIEKNPDIALRTHTSSVQVRVMENQKPPIRTLSPGRVYRNEAISTRAHCIFHQVEGLYVDENVGFADLKNTLYHFAKEMFGKETKVRFRPSYFPFTEPSAEIDITCLICGGKGCNVCKGSGWVEIGGSGMVDPNVLDNCGIDSKKYTGFAFGMGIERIAMLKYQIKDLRLFTENDVRFLRQFKPLLQ is encoded by the coding sequence ATGTATCAGGAGAAAATCGAAGCTATCAAAGCTGCCATTGCCGCAGCAGACGCCAATACTCAGGAAGAACTCGAAGCCTACAGAATGGAATACATTTCCAAAAAATCTGTGGTCGGAGCACTTTTCGCAGATATGCGTAATATTCCAAACGAGGAGAAAAAATCTTTTGGGCAGCTTGTAAATGCAGTCAAGCAACTGGCTGAAGAGAAATTTCAGGAGCTGATAGAAAAAGTAAGCCAGGCCAATAAGAAATCCAAATCTGCGGATATGGACTTGACTTTGCCACCTTCCAATCATAGCCTGGGAGGCATCCATCCCCTGACAGCCACCCGTCAGCGAATTATTGATATTTTCGAACGCATAGGGTTCAACCTTTCGGAAGGGCCTGAGATAGAAGATGACTGGCATAACTTCACCGCCCTGAATTTCCCTGAAAATCACCCTGCCCGCGAGATGCAGGACACATTTTTCATTGAGAAAAATCCGGATATCGCACTGAGAACACACACTTCTTCGGTACAGGTACGTGTGATGGAAAACCAGAAACCGCCGATCCGAACGCTTTCACCAGGAAGAGTGTATAGAAATGAGGCCATCTCGACCCGTGCACATTGTATTTTCCACCAAGTGGAGGGGCTTTATGTGGATGAGAATGTAGGTTTCGCTGATTTGAAAAACACACTCTATCACTTTGCAAAAGAGATGTTTGGCAAGGAAACCAAGGTCCGATTCAGACCTTCCTATTTCCCTTTTACAGAGCCAAGCGCAGAGATTGATATCACTTGCTTGATCTGTGGTGGCAAGGGATGTAATGTCTGCAAAGGCAGCGGCTGGGTAGAGATCGGAGGATCCGGTATGGTAGACCCGAATGTGCTGGACAACTGTGGGATTGATTCCAAGAAATATACTGGCTTTGCCTTTGGAATGGGCATTGAGCGAATCGCCATGTTGAAATACCAGATCAAAGATCTTCGATTGTTCACAGAGAATGATGTGAGGTTCCTGAGGCAGTTTAAGCCTCTTTTACAATAA
- a CDS encoding fasciclin domain-containing protein yields the protein MKIENFFKLALAAFIFLSANTVNAQMEKTKLVGGAEMYPSKNIVANAVNSADHTTLVAAVKAAGLVETLQGAGPFTVFAPDNMAFEKLPKGTVETLLKPGNKGQLQAVLTYHVVAGKMGSKEIAAAIKKGDGKAVLTTVQGGKLTAWMKGKDLYITDENGGESKVTIADVWQSNGVIHSVDTVVLPKM from the coding sequence ATGAAAATTGAAAACTTCTTCAAATTAGCTCTTGCAGCCTTTATTTTTCTTTCTGCAAACACGGTGAATGCACAAATGGAAAAAACAAAACTGGTAGGTGGAGCAGAAATGTATCCTTCTAAAAATATCGTGGCAAATGCAGTGAATTCTGCTGATCACACCACGTTGGTAGCAGCAGTAAAAGCAGCCGGTTTGGTAGAGACTCTTCAAGGAGCTGGCCCATTCACCGTATTTGCTCCTGATAATATGGCTTTCGAAAAACTTCCAAAAGGTACTGTAGAGACGCTTTTGAAGCCAGGAAACAAAGGGCAATTGCAAGCGGTGCTTACTTACCACGTGGTAGCCGGTAAAATGGGTTCCAAAGAAATCGCTGCTGCGATCAAAAAAGGAGATGGTAAAGCTGTGCTCACTACAGTTCAAGGCGGAAAATTAACTGCCTGGATGAAAGGTAAAGACCTTTATATCACTGACGAAAACGGTGGAGAATCCAAAGTAACGATTGCGGATGTATGGCAATCCAATGGGGTGATTCACTCTGTAGATACCGTGGTTCTACCTAAAATGTAA
- the kynU gene encoding kynureninase: MNYQYSAQFAAEMDAKDPLARFRDQFLFPKVQGKQAIYFCGNSLGLQPKSVKNYLTQELDNWANLGVDGHFHGEDAWYYARKKSKPALAEIVGAQEHEVVAMNNLSVNLHLLMVSFYQPTAERYKIIVEAGAFPSDQYMLETQVKFHGFDPEKAIIELTPREGEHTLRTEDILAEIKEQGDALALVNMAGLQYYSGQVFDMKAITSAAHAVGAYAGFDLAHAVGNAVLDLHDWGVDFATWCSYKYLNSGPGNVSGIFVHERFAERPDLPRFAGWWGHDEGQRFLMEKGFAPMYGADGWQLSNSDVLGLAAHQASLDIFQEAGMKNLRQKSEVLTGYLEFLIEEISGESGVLEIITPKDPAQRGCQLSLHIHRGGKDVFDEWYNHGVVGDWRNPNVIRLAPTPLYNSFMDVFRFAEILEHSLKKFA, translated from the coding sequence ATGAACTATCAATATTCCGCCCAGTTCGCAGCAGAAATGGACGCAAAGGATCCATTAGCCAGATTTCGAGATCAATTTCTTTTTCCCAAAGTCCAGGGCAAGCAGGCTATTTACTTTTGCGGAAATTCCCTGGGCCTACAGCCGAAATCAGTGAAAAACTACCTGACTCAGGAGTTGGACAATTGGGCGAATCTGGGAGTGGACGGGCATTTTCATGGGGAAGATGCCTGGTATTATGCCCGGAAAAAATCCAAGCCTGCCTTGGCTGAAATAGTTGGCGCCCAGGAGCACGAAGTGGTAGCCATGAACAATCTTTCAGTAAACTTACATTTGCTGATGGTTTCCTTCTACCAGCCTACTGCCGAGCGTTATAAGATTATAGTCGAAGCGGGTGCCTTCCCTTCGGATCAGTATATGCTGGAAACCCAAGTGAAATTTCACGGCTTTGATCCAGAAAAAGCCATCATAGAATTAACGCCACGGGAGGGTGAACATACCCTGCGCACGGAGGATATTTTGGCAGAAATCAAAGAACAGGGTGATGCACTGGCGCTGGTCAATATGGCTGGTCTGCAGTATTATTCCGGGCAGGTTTTTGACATGAAAGCCATTACATCGGCAGCCCATGCAGTAGGCGCTTATGCTGGTTTTGATCTGGCTCATGCAGTGGGAAATGCTGTTTTGGATCTTCACGATTGGGGAGTGGACTTTGCCACCTGGTGTAGCTACAAGTACCTAAATTCCGGACCGGGAAACGTTTCGGGGATATTTGTGCACGAGCGATTTGCGGAGCGTCCGGACCTGCCCAGGTTTGCTGGATGGTGGGGACATGACGAGGGGCAGCGTTTTTTGATGGAAAAGGGTTTTGCGCCTATGTATGGTGCGGACGGTTGGCAATTGTCAAACTCAGATGTGCTGGGATTGGCGGCGCACCAGGCATCTTTGGATATTTTCCAAGAGGCCGGGATGAAAAATTTGCGGCAAAAGAGTGAAGTACTTACCGGGTATCTTGAGTTTCTGATTGAGGAAATCAGCGGAGAATCAGGAGTTTTGGAAATTATTACCCCAAAAGACCCTGCGCAAAGAGGCTGTCAGTTATCTTTGCACATTCATCGTGGAGGCAAGGACGTCTTTGATGAATGGTATAATCATGGAGTAGTAGGGGACTGGCGCAACCCAAATGTGATTCGTCTGGCACCCACTCCACTTTACAATAGCTTCATGGATGTGTTCCGCTTTGCAGAGATTTTGGAACATTCCCTAAAGAAATTCGCTTAA